acacacacgtgcacgctccTCATGACTGGGAGCTCTGCAGCTGAAACTGCTCCGTCAGGTTGCATCAGATTGGTTTACAGCCTCTTTGTCCTCTTAACAAGGAGGAGGTGACAGGAGGGAAAGAGCGATCTAATCCTCTGGTGTATCAGCAACATATTCTTGGATACGGTGTGTTCAGATTGTTCAGAACATGCGGCATGCAGATTCAGACAGAGTAGAAAATAACTCATCTGTACAAGTCGTTAGCATGAAGCTCTGTAAACCACTTGTTCCTAATCTAAGGAAATGAAATCTGATCTATAAAACAAACTAGTGACTTGCCGGCTCCTGCTTCATATAAAGCAGATATTAGAGTGATTCAAAGTGTGTCACCTACAGTCATTTGTAAAAGAAAGTCAATTCaaaggttttacatatcaggacagaaaaataaggaaataatCTGGCCCTTACCAGGTCTTAGAATTAGATGAATACAACCtaaaatgaacaacaacacatgtttaattacactgtgtcattacataagaacaaaaaaaatagatatcATATAGGAAGACAACAAATATTACTGTAAACAACAAGAATATTTATCAGTTGATTTGTGTAGTGAGAAAAATACTTGTTTCAGTCCTGCTCAAACCTACTTTAACTTAGACTTTACACAGTGGTCTGATTCTGCTGTGGAGGCCCTGTGACTGTGTGCTGTACTGTATGTCAATATCTTGACCAAATCAGGCCACTGATATGAATAAGTgtgtttttatcatattgtgCCTTTGTTAGATTTTAAATCAACAAACAGTCACGACTATTTTAGACATGTGAGCTTGAGTTGTGGCCACAGTGGCGGATggctgctgcagacaggtcgGACCAGTTCTGCACCAACATCAACATCCCCAACAGCTGACATCAGCTGACATAGCAATACTGATGGGTGGATGATAATGAGGTCAGTGCGGCTGAGTTTGCATGTGTAAAATGCAAAGATCTGCACTTTTTCACACTTTATATTCAACTAGATATCCAAACTAGAgtcaaaaaagagaaacaatttaAATGTAACAGCTTTGTTTTGAGGGGGGGTTCTACAATGCACATCTTTAATAGCTTTTCAAATTATAGTTGGCTCTGGGTTAACAAAAGAAGAATTGTGTAACGCTAAAAACAACATCTGGTGGAATATTTTACACGTGATTAACAGAATTACTGGGTACAGTTAAGTAACTGAGTGGGAGAGGCTGAGACAGAGAGGGGTGCTTACCGGTTTCTTACCGTAAAACACCAATtagattgtgtttgtgtgtgcgtggggGGGGACACCATTGTCAGTGAACACAATTCCTCACTGCATTCACGAAAGCAAGTTAAAGTTATATCATGTAAAGATAATTTAAGATTAAGAAAATATCCAAAACACTGCTGCCTGAAAGGAATTCCGATGGAGGAGCTAAGCTAACCGCTATTAATGTGGCACAAAGTGACACATTGTAAGAAATTCACAGTATGGTGTTTGAAAACATTAcgattttttttaaggtttgaattgttttagatGGAGGAAAATGAGCTCCTCTGAGTCGCTGTTAGCTTAGCACCCATGTTCTGAGactctccaaactgagagcgctCTGACTTCTGTCGACCGTACTTAAGAGACTACTAACTTCACTCAACCTCGCTTAAAAAGCAAAAATTcatacaaaaaaatacaaaaaagctAAAAACCTGGTATTTCTCTTTAAGCTCGATTCAAGCACATATTTTTATATACATATCAAATAAACTGACAGACATGTTAAGAGATGACAGGCTAGTGGCCATCAACGCTTCATTTTCCTGTTAATTTGTAGCTGACAAAAACTCAAGGATGATTGGTGAAGttttaaaagcataaaaatgtaaaaaaaacaaaaacaatatcaCTGAGTTGGTTTTCAGTATGTATTATGTCGAATGCTGGTGTTGAGCACCTATGTAGCGTCATCACACATTGTAGTTCCCCTGAATTTCCACAAAAATACACTCCTTCTTTGGTGGCACACCTGACAACAGCTGATCTGTATTTGATTGGTTGACTGCTGTGATGTCACAGTAAGGAGGTTTTCTCATGTCATGCCATTGAGACAGATGTTGGACTTGAACACAAGGAGGAAATTATTGGTTGGAACAAAACAATGTTAAACTAGCTtcacatatttctgtttctaTATTGAACTAAAGCAAATGTGTTCATAAATATCCCAGAAAAAATGTATCACAATTATACTTAAAAGTGACCTAATGCACATATTGCTTctcaaaagaattttaaaagatTAATAAACAGCATCGGTGGGCACGAGGTTTCAGCAAAGTAACCAGAAAGCAGACCATAAGCATTTTCAAAGTTACCAAAAAACTATTCATATCAATTCTAAAACGTGATTAGGAATCAGTGAACTGCTCCTCACAGCACTGTAGTTCTCATTTGGCTGAGCAATTTACGATCAACCAATGCTAAACAATGGACAGGAAGGGGAAAACTGCTCTGTGTTTTGTGGATACGCTTCCTGGCCTTCCCcaggtgtgtgtgggtgggtgggtgtgcGACTGTCTAAATATTGTGTGTCAGACTACCTTACTCACCTGTGAGTAAAGCAGGATTCATGCTGCCAAGTCTAGCCTTGATAAGCTCAcatattggggaaaaaaaaaaattccacttGGAGCACTTTCTAAAAATCTCATGAGGATTCTCTGGAAGCAGtttaaaatatataacatttacatttatttagaaGGAACATTAAGTGATGTGGCTTCATGTGGCAGCCATCTTAGTAGAGGATAATCTAAGCATATACAACAGGTTACTTATTATTCTAATCTTGACAATTCTATTAACTGCTACTCGAGTTTGAcacttcccccccccccccacttgtGTATAACCACCTAAAGCCGAAGTGTTCCATCATGCCAGAAATCAAAGCCCAGAGCGAGTTTAATACCTCATATGGGGAGAAGTGAGTATATGTAGGGTTTACatgtatttatatacatatataaataggCTATTCTGAGTTAAAGAATAGTTCTTATTAGTCTAAACAGGCAGTCTGTGGTCTGTAGTAGAAGGACACTTCCTCTCTGAGGCACTGTGGTTATTAGTTTCTCTTCTGACACTGAACACACCCACTATCTGCTGCACAGAGATAAATAGCTGTTCAGACTTTAATGTGTGTGACCATATATGAGTCATGGGCCGGTTTATTTCCATGGCAGCCGCTCTGTCTGTTACATCAAGGTGCTTAAAAATGCAAAGGCAAAAATGATGGGAGTTCTAGTAAATgtagtaaaagaaaaagaaaggcccATAGGTGTTACTGAGTACAATACAAGGGGTATATAATCGGAGAAATTATAGAGACGTGTTATATTCATTTGTACAAATGGAACAGAAACGCCTCTAGTCTAGACTTATCCACTTATCAATACATTTGTTACAGGAACTTAGAATTAAGTTGTGTAGAGGTCTAATGATTGTCTGCAGACAGGTTACAAACTAGAACCCGTTAACAGCAACAACGGCCACAATCAATCCAGGAACATTTCTTTCCAAttcaacacgttttttttgctataaataaACTCAAATATAACCTGAGCAGTAAATGGCCGATCAAAAACTGGCACAGACAAATGTTCTTGCGTTCAAAACCAGGACCGTAATTGAACAAATACCCCTTTCATGACAGGTGGTGACATTATAAAATCTTGtgaggaaaagaaaagcagcaaCCACACGTGTTGTGTTACGAGTATTCAGGAGTAATGTTCCCCTTTGGTTGCTTTGCCTTAACCACACACTTTCAAAATGACGTGACAGTCAGCTCCCTGCAATCTGTGGGTATGTTGCATGATACCCAAGACTGGAAGTTTCTGGACTGATCCGCCTTAGCCCCGCCCACACGCCAGAAAGCTCAGCTGATGCAAGCGGCGGCTCCTCCGCGGGTATAAAGAGCTCCACTCTCACCGCCGCCAGCCGCACTGCTCAGCTCAGTTACTacatggagagaaaacagacccGACACTTTGCGGGGAGAACGGAGTATCCCAAACAAGAGTCAGGATGGTCTATACCGCGGCCCTGCCCTTCGGACACGGAGTACCTGTGTGGTCGGAGGAGGAGAGCGTCGTAGAGATGATAGGAAGATATTTGTTCCAGCTCACATCTCCGGGTCCAAAGAGGAGTTCAGCCCGGCGGGGCAGCGTCGACAGCTGCGATGAGAGAGAGAACAACTCGCcttgtaagtttttttttttttaagttgtatttagagttaggttttttttattattattctaatGATGTTTAATAAAACAAGTCCATAtcttgttttaaaaagttttagGACTTGCTTCTAATTGGCTGAGCTTCCTACGGAGCCGTTGACTTGCATTTGATTGAAATATTAATGCGCCATCTTTAAAGccaaactaaatcaaatcaaaattatttgtatagcacatttcatgtaaaaaactattcaaagtgctttacataaaataaaagcattgcagcagggaatggaagaagcattcaaaatacataaaagaatataaagagaaacaaataaaatcatttaaatgaatttaaaaacaatcaacaGTCCAgacaaattaaaagatatcgcgcagatttcatgcatagacacatgagaaaataaatgtttttaacctggatttaaacatttctacatttggtgaaaatttaatctccactggcagtttgtttaaaaaaatgttgtattaaAATGTTGGAGATGAGCACTATATATCCTGGCGGATGACGAATCAGTTACACTCTAGATAGGTCTGATGCTATGAAGACAGGTCTTTCTTGGATCAGCTGATATCTTGCCGAGCCCTTCACACATTCAGCTGCTGATGCTCAGACTTCACACTGATGACTCAGGGCAAAGACTGTCAGCATTGTTAGACCTTTATCACATGACTTGACAAAAGGAAAATGATTCAAAGGGCAAACTCTGTGAACACCGTCAACATGTATGTTTGAGAAAGATTTTTAACAAAAGCATACACTTGTTTCTTACAACGCTCTGGTGTCATTACACAGTTACTAACTTGGACGCTGGGCTGGAGGATGAACAGCGGCTCCTCCATCAGGATGTGACCCAGCAGATGGAGCGCTGCCTGACGGAGGCCAAGGTGTCCGTCCTCCACTGccagatgctgctgctgcctcgtCACATGACGACCAAGGTCGGACACCATGTGCTGCGCACCTCTACCGAAGAGCCCTGTGGGCTCCGGGGCGCCGCCATCAAACTCTATGTAGAGAGCAAAGATGCCCTGAAGTTTGTGGGGAACATCTTCCCTGACCCGACTGTCACCCCAACCTTTGAACTGTCCGTGGTCTTCAAGGCGGACGAGGACGGCAGCTGGCCACCACTCAAGCATATTTTTGAGACCAACAAAGTGCTGAAGCTGAGACCAGAGTACCggctggtgaagaagaagctctATTCCTCTGCCAGTCCTGTTGTTCGTGATTTCAGCTAGTGGTGAAAGTAGAGACGGTGGACCCATTTCATTCTTTCTGTtgggtgtttaaatgttttttttgtatgaatGTAACTTTGAGCAGGTCCTCAAACTGCTTGTTTTCTAAACTCCACAATACTACAGTGTGTTGCACAGAACAGTTGAAGGTCTAACACTGTAAACGCGTCACGTTCATTTCAGGACTGGGCAGGTCTCACTTCTGAAGTCAACTgtgcttttccttttcttttttttttttttatttatctgtgAAATAAATTTCTTTGCATCACAACTGTGTTATGCGTGTCCGTTCACTCGTTTCTGTAAACAATCAGACGAGCGTTGGATGAATGACGCGGTCTGATCAGCTCGCTCAGGACTTGAGTTCTGGGTTGCTCACAGTGAAAAAGGGGAACTGCATTAAAACCTGGTGAGAAGAAGCCCGGTGACAACTCAGAGGAAAGCAAGCGAGATGGCTACATTTAAATCAAATCTTTATTTAACAAATGTACAACAGAAAACACCAGCTACCCAAACTACACGATCCTTCTCAGgtacaaaactttttttttgtcgtttttttttactccatcTAACACCCACTACAAACTGTTTTCTTCTGCCATTTACAAAGCGCACacacagtctctctctctcacacgaACAACACACAGAGGCTACATCCCAAATGACAAACAGGGATGAATCATTACAACAAACTCTGCCCATCATGTTTAAGCCCATAAAGTGATGGCTATAATTCAATATTGCAGCACAACATGGATTTCCATCTTTGTTTTGTCATCCATTACTTGGATTGGGGACGCCTCAATTTGTTTCACAACAAATGGTAAGAAGATAATCCATCACGGTTGCATTATTCCCCGACCCAGCTGCTCCGGGTGTAAAGGCTGCAGTGGATTTAAACGGCAGCTTTGAAGACGCAGTTTGGTCTCTGCATTAAATTTGATGCCCCAGTTCAATCTGATGAACAATCCTAAGCCTCGTGCTTTTGTAAAAGCTCAGCAAGAGATGCAAAGTATGCGCAGTTTAATGAGCCGAAACGTGCGCGTGTTTTTGTCCAGCAGATTAAAGCAATCCGAGCCATTGTTATAGAGGAGAAAGTAGCTCCACCTGATTTTCTTCATTTGGAGAGatccttttttttgtgctgttgCCATCCAGTGACTTTCCAGCCTACATGCGCTGGGCACAGTTTGATGCAGAATACAATCAACTGACAGAGTAGTGTTCACATATACACTCTTAAGCATGACCAGATCCGACAGAACTCATCCTGCCCTTTATTGATCGATCCCAAACAAACTTTTTGCTGGTGAAAATCCTTTTTCCTTAAAGTTCTGATTCAACTCAGCAGGCGGAAATGATGACTCGCTATCTTAGCTGGTTAAATGACActtgaaggggggggggggggggttctgtccTGGAGTAAAATCCCACGGTGCCACACATTAACTTCATGAACAGTGAAGACGCAACTACGCAGTCCTCTCAGACACATTGACAGACATGCACATCCACATATAATCCTGCCTAAGCCCAAGTAAAGAATAATACGTGTGCATATACACACAAACCAGGCACACAGTCCTTTCCAGAAAACATCCAAAGTGAGCGGTCAGATAATGACCTCCACCCTCTGTCATATTTAGCTCCTTTGTCTCTTTCTAAGGGTTCTCTAAAAGCTGCAACTACTTCTTCATTTTGAGGTCGGCCTCCATGGCGCTGCGGCGGCCTCTGGTGCCTCCGTCCTGCAGCAAACagggagagagaggaagagacttAACATGAGGGTGAAGAGTTCAAAAGTCAGGTGGGTAGAGTGAAGGGGGGGAGGCTGTAGAagacacccccccaccccctgccGCCCCAAACTCATGTGATTGATTGAGCTCCGCacataagaaaaaacaaaaaaaacagcacagtaGGCTACACCTCGGAGGGCTTCCTCCTCAAATGaaggacagaaagaaaaacaatgatgatttggaaaagaaaaaaaaagactttaaaagaaataaaggagAAAATTAATTAGAACATGCAGAGACATGGACAAGCGcacataaacagaaaaacacaggaaACCAGCATGGGCTCGTTAACCGAAGGGCGACGGAAGCTTGAGTGATGAGGGGCTGCTGGAGccggtctgtgtgtgtgtggtgagaAAGCTGTGTGCAAACAGAAACTTAAAGTTTATGAGGGTGACACAGTGTGTTCAGGGATGTAtgaggcatgtgtgtgtgagagaggtgtgtgtgtgtgtggggggggggggggtctttcaTTCTGATGGCCTAGTTTGGCGCCTCAGAGGTCGGGCAGCATGAGCGCTTTCCACAAAGGAGATAACAAACACCTTTTGGAGAAAGTCTAAGGCTGACACGAGTCATTTAACGtttgactgaagagaagttCTAATATATATACCAACGATGATCCAACAAAAAACTATTTTCTAATCCTGACACTGAAAGATTAGCTCAACAAAGAACATTGTCAGacatttcacatgaaaaacgtaaataaaataaaaaaatgaaaataaaaatcgtacttttttttttttttttttttggatcgtTGTCTGAACTCTTCACATCAGTTTCACATCACTTTGCCTCAATGTGAGTTGATACATAAAGCCGCTCCATTTACTGGTTATTTTCTGCTCGTGCAAAGGTATAAGCAACAACTTCAAGACTTCAACCCTACGGCTCTCATCTCTGAAAGTGCTTTCTTTTGCTGTCGTTGCTGCTCGCTGTGATGTCGCTGAAGTAGAAATAAACTGAGATGAAAACAGAACAGAGGTCGGAGGTGTTGATAGCAACATTATGAGTGTGGGTGATGTTTGCTCTGAGACAGGTGTGTGCGGAGCGTGGCCTGGATCGGGGTGAAATCTGAGGGAGAACCTGAATACttacaaagagagagagaagaaaagcaGGAGAGGCCATTGGGACACTGTCCTGTAGGAGGACAAACATCGGagtgagaaagagaaagaaaagacacacGTGCGTGAGAAAGCAGGTTTCATACGAGTCTGCGTCAAACACAGGCAGCGCTGAGGGGAAAGGTGTCCGTTACACTTCAGCACAGGACGCACGGGCGGACACACACAAAGTCAAAGAACATCGGAAAAGACACAGCGACACGCAGAGATCAGAATTCTGGACCGAAACAAAAGACCCACAAGCAGGCACATTCAGCAGTTCCTATCGTGGCCCCTGTAACTTTCTTTAAGCAGCATCTCCTTCATATGGGTTGCAgattatagaaaaaataaaaatgacaagAACAGGTTTGGCGGTCTCGTATCAAACTTTGGCGAATTTGCGGCGAGGAAACAGCcaaaccaaaaataaaacatattacATGCGTGAAGGTATTGGCAAAATATGAAACACGAAGGGATATATAGCACTGGACCTCAAGAACGTAGCTAATTCCCAGGCGTTTCCCAGGGGACATTTATCATGTCAATAGGAAAATAATGCAACAAGTAGCAGGGGACGTGTTTGACACACAATCAAGACTCCAACGTTCATACAAGTAACAGAAATGAATGCGCGACGCCATGTAAACCAATTCAAACAGACGTGAACAAGTCGATGGCAGACAGACGGTTAGTGAGAAGAGGCGCAGTAACAGGACGTTTCTTTAAGGAAGCAGTTAGTGGCAAGCAGAGCAGACAACGAGCCACGTAAATACAGCTGGAAAAAGAAAAGCGCGCCCTCTATCAGTTCTAAGGTTTTGAGTATTAGGtgttaggtaaaaaaaaaaaaaagaatcacctggttcttaccaggtcttaaaaaaaGTCTggcaaatacaacctcagatgagcaACACCACCTATTACACATAGATCACATATTACAACGTCCCGTTATTTATTCAACGAAAACTAAGTCAAAATAAAGAATGCATGTCaaccgcctctcgcccaatgacagctgggataggctccaggccccCTCCCCCGCAACccttggattaagcgggtataaaagatggatggatttcaatcaggttgaggtcaggactttgactggaccattgcaacacctcgattcttttctttgctgccgtgtttgggatcattgtcctgttgatgacccagtttcagccaagcttcagctgtcagacagacggcctcacatctgactctagaacactttggtatccagaggagttcatggtggactcgatgactgcaaggtgtccaggtcctgtggctgcagaacaagcccagatcatcagccctccaccacagtgcttgacagctggtgtgaggtgttcgTGCAGATATGCTGTgcttggttttctccaaacatgctCCTGTgtattatgaccaaacatctccactttggtctgaaGAACATTGTTCCAGAAATCTTGTAgcttgttcagatgcagctttgcaaaaccaagctgtgctgccatgttttttttggtttttttttaagagagaagaggctttctcctgaaacctttccaaacaagccatactcgttcagccttttttatttatttatttttttaactgtagTCATGAActgtaacatttaacatgctaactgggGCTCATAGAGTTTGAGATGCAGCTGTTGGTTTTTCGCAGTTTCTCGGAGTATTGtacagtctgaccttggggtgaccttgctgggacatcCACTCCTGGGGAGATTAGCAGCTGCcttgtatttttttccacttttgaataatctttctctctctaGAATGATGTTTGGAAAtgaccttataacccttcccagattgatgggcagcgaCAATAGCTTCTTTTAGATTATTGCTGATGATCAATTACCAAGTGCATTAGATTAGCAGCACCTGCTGTTACTTACCTTCTTAACTCCTGTGGGAGCAGTAAGGGTGGACATCTGAGGTtgcatttacctcattttaagacctgataaggacaagatgatttttttttttttttagtatgtcTAGATACCTATAAACTTAGAACTGAAAGAGCATGTCTGACTTGTGTGGTGTTCATTTGAATGCAAGTACATATCATCACTGTCATTTTAGCCTTGACATCAGTATTCATTCCACTTTGTACATAAAGACGGACTGTCATATACTGAGGTATGCTGTTAGATATGTGACGTGGAATGTAAAAACTTGATTTCTTTGAAGGAGCAACAGTTTCGCCTACAATTTGAGAAAAACTCAATTTACGTGTATTTACATGAACAAACTGCTCCATGGTGATGGAGGGAAATTAGTTTGACATGTTATAAGTGATCAATGCTGTCTTAGTATCAAGTTTATAAAGCaccaagaaataaaataaagtgtttaaattaaaaaaagcacaGTCAAAGACTCTATATTGGCCATATGCTGGAGCTCGTAATGAGTCGAACTAATTCGTTTGTCGGGACTGAGGATCTAAAAATCAGGCATCACGGTCACTCAAGTCATTTGGAGCAAAGAGGCTGAGCTCATAAATGTGCAGGCACGCGTGTTTGCCCCCAAGCTTCGAGACACTGGAATGGAAGAAAGTGCATTCATTGTGACGGTTTTGTAAAAGATGCAGGTCCTACGCTGACTGTTTAGTCAACTGTCCAATAAGGAGCTGATGTGCTTAGAAATGTAGAAACGTGTCCAAAGCAGTGGCCGCAGACTTCTGAACTGGCTGCCAAAAGGAGACGGACTGTGCAACATGACCTCGCGCTCATTTCCGACAGCATTGTGAAATTTGCCTCTCAGGTGGAGGATGCTCTCTCCAAGTTGCATTTGAGTTTcagatgctttttaaaaaaaaaattctttttaaaagatttttgcAAATCTCTGTAGGGCCAAAGACTGGAATAGCAGATCTGGACAATAATATTaatcttaaaaacaacaattaaacAATTTCATGAATAAAACCTTTGCAACTATAACAATCAGAGGTTAATATCATGTGTCTGGAGTCCATCTGAGACTCTACcagtaaataaaaatacaaaattaaaaCCCCCGCACACCTACAGAGATGTTTCCATTTATTTGGATGAAACTTTGTCTCAGGATAAAGTTGGACACAGCTGCAATCCACAGAAAAATTCACAAGTTCAAATATTAGAAACTGTATCAAACAGAGTTGGAGACACAAAAGTGGACAGTTTAGTTTCACAACTAAAAGGCGACATTTTGTGATTTGGAAGCTTAAAACTTGCTCTGAGCAGGACTGCCCTTCCCCTCATGCGGCCCAACCCACCTTCTCAGCCGGCTCCCCTGGCTTACGGTTTCCCTCCCTGCCGCGAAGGCTCTTGGCGGAGATGGCGCTCTCTGAGGTCTGCATGATGAGCTGGGTGGCTAGGAACTGCTGGACGTGCTCCAGGACGTCACGCTGCATCTCCAAAGCCATGTGGTAGACGTCGTGGTCCGACGAGTTGTACATGACGGCGTTCTGAAACATCAGCATGATGTCGCGCTGAAACTCGGCTGTGGTGCGGATCACACCGGACTCGATGTTCTTCTTTATGGCCGACAGGTCCATTGGTCTGGAGCAGCGACACAGAGGGAGACGTGCTTTTTAAAGTTGGCGTCTTCTCAAACACGAGTGAGCTATAAAAGACCTTTGATTTGAAATGAATGTGTAAAGTGCATCTGTGAGCGTGAGCCAGCCTGCTGCATCTCATTGTGTCGTTGTGCTActgagtgtgcgtgtgtgtgctttCTCTAACCTGTGCACAATGCTGTGGTAACCGGGGGCGATGTCATCTGACACAGGCTGCAAGAAAACACTGGCATACCTGAGAGACACATTAGATCTTATTAACATCAAACAGTCTGTATTACAGAAGGAGCAGCCTGCCTTTTCAGACCAGACTCCATCAAGATAAACAAAGACTGCTGTTGCTGTGTTTGAATCATTCCCTCGCTCAATATATAGTGTCCAATGTACAAAGGGCTCAA
Above is a genomic segment from Odontesthes bonariensis isolate fOdoBon6 chromosome 13, fOdoBon6.hap1, whole genome shotgun sequence containing:
- the LOC142397510 gene encoding DNA damage-inducible transcript 4-like protein, whose translation is MVYTAALPFGHGVPVWSEEESVVEMIGRYLFQLTSPGPKRSSARRGSVDSCDERENNSPFTNLDAGLEDEQRLLHQDVTQQMERCLTEAKVSVLHCQMLLLPRHMTTKVGHHVLRTSTEEPCGLRGAAIKLYVESKDALKFVGNIFPDPTVTPTFELSVVFKADEDGSWPPLKHIFETNKVLKLRPEYRLVKKKLYSSASPVVRDFS